The genomic window ATCCGAATGACTTCTTCCAGAGCCTATTGGAGTAAGCTGCCGGCTTTCTTGTTGACCCCAAATTTCCTGATGGTGCGAGTAGTCCGGTTGGTTCACTATGTTTGGTGCCCCTTCTGTTATATGGTCCTCAGATTCATCCACTTGAAATGTGATCTCCCCGAACCTTCCATGCATTGAAGCACAACCATGGCTACAACATGGATTATTTGACAAAAACTCCATGAACGAACCATTAGAGGTACAAGTGGAAGCACAATTGTGACAAACAGTTTGATTTGCAAAGCAGGGTGTTTCCTCTATGCCTGGCCCCGACTTCCATTCGGGTACCAAGGCAGCAATCTCCCCATCAATCATATCTGCTATCTTTGTCACGTCTTGATCGTTGATATCAAGTTCGGCAACCATTTCAGTTGCCACGTTCGAAGCTGTATCAGTTTCAATGTCGAATGGGAAATATATGTTTCGGATTCGAcctgcaaatatatataattaaagtggTAGCTAGGATGGACATTTGCTAGGAAAAAAAACGACATGAAAGTTAGCAATTCAAGGAAATGATAAAtaagaggaaagaaagaaattcactAACCTTCTTTATCTGCAATTCGGATTCTTAAAAAGATACCACCGTCATCTCCCCACTTTCCTTTTATACTTATGTCAACATTTGCAGGATGCTCATCATGATGCTCAAAAAGTTCAATTCCATTCGGTTCAACCTCAACCGGATGATATTCCCATTCATTTTGAGCCTCATAGCCATAACCGTTTAAGTATCCATTACTGTAGGAATTAGTATTGTCATGAAGCTCAAGATAAGGTAGCCTCATCATGGGTCCTAAGCCATGAACTTCAATCCCAGGCTCTGACGGTCTCAAATCAGATCCACAACCATCGATTTGGAGAAAAGGGTCATTCAACAACTCCTTTGCAGATAGCCTAAGGGACACAGTGGCCAAACATTTCTCAACAAATTGCCTTACTTCTGGATCGTTTACTTTGTACAAAGCATCTGGTTTTTTGCCCTGAAGAAATAAAGCATGTAAGTGAAATATATCATGTTttaggagggagggagggagaaagAGAGGGGTCTTACAGAGATAACTTTCTTGTAGATTTGAGCGGGATGAGTGCATTCACTATAGGGATATTCAAAAGTGACCATCTCCAAGATGCACATTCCAAATGAATAAATATCAACCAATTCATTGTATGCCTCTTCATACACTTCTGGAGCCATAAACTCAGGTGTTCCTGAAGCAAAGAGAGCCCCATAGAAAATAAGAATTAACAACTGtgtaatattatcaatttaagtCATGAAAATCCTAATAGCACCTGAGAACTAGACACCCGCTTCTGTTATAAGGCCTCTGGTAAATTGACCAGATAA from Populus trichocarpa isolate Nisqually-1 chromosome 5, P.trichocarpa_v4.1, whole genome shotgun sequence includes these protein-coding regions:
- the LOC7480456 gene encoding probable serine/threonine-protein kinase WNK9 isoform X2 translates to MKFYTSWVDTAKRNINFVTEMFTSGTLRQYRLKHRRVNIRAVKHWCRQILRGLLYLHSHDPPVIHRDLKCDNIFVNGNQGEVKIGDLGLAAILRKSHAAHCVGTPEFMAPEVYEEAYNELVDIYSFGMCILEMVTFEYPYSECTHPAQIYKKVISGKKPDALYKVNDPEVRQFVEKCLATVSLRLSAKELLNDPFLQIDGCGSDLRPSEPGIEVHGLGPMMRLPYLELHDNTNSYSNGYLNGYGYEAQNEWEYHPVEVEPNGIELFEHHDEHPANVDISIKGKWGDDGGIFLRIRIADKEGRIRNIYFPFDIETDTASNVATEMVAELDINDQDVTKIADMIDGEIAALVPEWKSGPGIEETPCFANQTVCHNCASTCTSNGSFMEFLSNNPCCSHGCASMHGRFGEITFQVDESEDHITEGAPNIVNQPDYSHHQEIWGQQESRQLTPIGSGRSHSDEEYYNFDQPVPEKNAKEIKMENGIPDGGKSFRHHTGSGSFSRLTSLYNDLADNNENEIQQDLRWLKAKYQMELRKLRDEQLGIAVKPSTSRNGEGITSNQVSSSSMSNSFQEDSNGDVSKSLTKQVSHNLHGNASKSCALSDTRRHRNHKLMTRSPRPEDMVTVNNFCTGPLLPHSLHRTTSLPVDAVDV
- the LOC7480456 gene encoding serine/threonine-protein kinase WNK1 isoform X3, whose protein sequence is MAPEVYEEAYNELVDIYSFGMCILEMVTFEYPYSECTHPAQIYKKVISGKKPDALYKVNDPEVRQFVEKCLATVSLRLSAKELLNDPFLQIDGCGSDLRPSEPGIEVHGLGPMMRLPYLELHDNTNSYSNGYLNGYGYEAQNEWEYHPVEVEPNGIELFEHHDEHPANVDISIKGKWGDDGGIFLRIRIADKEGRIRNIYFPFDIETDTASNVATEMVAELDINDQDVTKIADMIDGEIAALVPEWKSGPGIEETPCFANQTVCHNCASTCTSNGSFMEFLSNNPCCSHGCASMHGRFGEITFQVDESEDHITEGAPNIVNQPDYSHHQEIWGQQESRQLTPIGSGRSHSDEEYYNFDQPVPEKNAKEIKMENGIPDGGKSFRHHTGSGSFSRLTSLYNDLADNNENEIQQDLRWLKAKYQMELRKLRDEQLGIAVKPSTSRNGEGITSNQVSSSSMSNSFQEDSNGDVSKSLTKQVSHNLHGNASKSCALSDTRRHRNHKLMTRSPRPEDMVTVNNFCTGPLLPHSLHRTTSLPVDAVDV